DNA from Salvelinus namaycush isolate Seneca chromosome 14, SaNama_1.0, whole genome shotgun sequence:
aatgaatacacccctggtagTCCCTCCCAGGTTGTCAGTTTTCTTTCATTTGGTACCTAATAAACACAGCCCTGGTCAACCACCTTGAAACaaggctgtttttttttttatataattttttaaatCCTTTGTTTTCCTAAATTGCCCTGTGTGAAATAATCCCTTTACTTTTCCTCCTCAGCTGCCCCTGTGGTGTCTAACCATTCTGAGGCAGACCTGAAGAACAAGGACTGGGTCTTCATCAACTATACCTACAAGCGCTTCGAGGGCCTCACAGCCCGAGGGACCATCCCCTCCTACATGAAGACAGGGAAGAGATGAATAATTTCTTTGTTCACTCACTCTACCTGCCCCTCAGACTGGCATTCAAAAGGAATACACCATGGAGCCCAGCGACCACTCCTCTAGCTCCAAACTCCAAAAGAAACTAAATTAGCCTTGTTTTGGGCCCTTCCTGCTGAAGGGACGTTCCTCCTTCCCTTGCATGGGACTTGTTGAAGGGCTCTGTGTAGAGAAGTGTGGCCTACTCCAACTCTAGTCTGTGtcgatctaaaaaaaaaaaaaagccagtaTAGTGCTGGAAGATATGGATGGTGTTCCCATTACACTGTCTGCAAGCTCAATTCTTCATGGCATAATTGTTTTTCTACATGGAAACTCACATGCTGTTCCACCCCAGTATTGAATTTCCCATAGCTTTCTTAAAAGTGGGATCCACCGAAGAGCAGTCTTGGAGATGTTATTGCCTTAGTTTGGGGAACATCTCTCATAGATCTCCACTAGCATCGGTCCAACTCGGCCAAGACTGATTCTCTATGCTTCATTATTCCACAGGAACGAACCAAGATACCAGCATAACCGGTCACCCTAGGGGCCAGAGCCCGTTGTCACACCAGCGGACCACACTCAACCGGCTATACccgcattcccccccccccccccccccccccgtcataAACGGGCTTTGAAGTCTTAGCAGAGCGGCCAATTATCAAGGGACTGGGATCCAATATGTCTCGCTTTTCTGTCAAAGGGCTAGCTTTACTCTCTTCAGTCCTTTTTCAACGAGAGAAAAATGTTGCTCCACACAATTGAATTCTCCATCTTTAGAAATGAGTTCCCCCTATTAAAATCATTAGAAATGGAGTGTCATTTGATGGGAACTAATGAGTTTTTAGTGAGCTCTCTGAAGCATCTTGGGTGCTTGTGCTTCCGACAGGTTGCCTGTTGCAACAAGACAACTCTTAACCAAAGACGCTGAGATTATTATTTTAGGGTTTCAATGTAATTGCTTTGTCCCCATGTAATTGTCACTTCAATACCATCAATGGTAGAGCTGTTTTTATACATGGATTTATGCAAGTGTTTATAGCAATAGAATCACCTCTGGAATATGATTCCATTTGAAATGGAACTACACCTCCCAGAAGCCCACTTGTTTAGATTCATTCTTGATTTGACAATCATCCACTTTTGAAGGGTAGCATTCATGCTGTCCTGAGTTTATTATTCGCCAATAATCTGTTATAGCTCTAACTTTTTCTGGATATGCATGTCCTTTAGCTAGAGCGCACAGTCAAATGCAAAACTTTGCGCCTACCGACCATTTCTTTGGTTTACTTTTCAATGGACCTTTTGTGGTAGGGGAGCTAGAAGTAAGGCCAAGACATCAATCTTCTGTTTGTTCTCTCGTTCATTTTTTTTTACTTCCTGACCATTGGTCTGTAGGGGCTTGGTAGGTGAGGTGGCAGGCAGCGCAAGTTGGTTCAGTGGAGCTGGAAGGAACGGGGAATAGAAAAGGAGCACCTTTTTAGATTGAGTGACACTCAGGGTCTGTATACTCTGACCCCAGGTTTGGATCATTCACGTCACCTTTCACTTCCTGTCTTGTCTATAGTTTCCTCTTGCTGTCGCTTGTTTTTTTTTCTTAGCAACTGAGCTTTGAGTAACATTTTAAACATTGCATTTGTCTGAAGTTTTGTCAAGGATATGTCACCTGGAAGTTCCTTACTTTTCAAGAGGTGTGAGGGAGAAACTCTGACCTTAACTCTACCCAGGGCTATATGTGACTGTCCTTAAAACAAAATCCCAAATGCTGTGTCATTTGAATTGAATGTAATCCCAAGGTGTAGTGGCAGATTAATTTCATGCCATGTTAATTCCAAAATGCTGAATGTAGCCAAAGCCACCATTTAGTGGTAGGTTTCTGTCACACAGGGAAGATGTCATCTGGTCTTTTCTTAAATCCCTGTATGGTGTTCTGGGTAGTTTAGAGTACTTGCTGAAATTGAATAGCCAGattataatttattttttacaactGAGCGACAGCTGGTTTGAGACTGGTCTCTAACATTTTACTGATGCTTGATGTCCAAATGATTCTGTAATGCTGGGTTTAAAAACTATTTGGGCGGATGAGGTGGGAAAGTGCATATGAGTTTTTAAATAATTGTATTAATTTATgctgcttggtgtgtgtgtgatttgctTGTCTTCAGAGGAATGGTTGATATGCTCAGTAAAAATGATGTTTGATTAACCCACACTGATAACCTCAAGTTATTTTGTAGATGTCACCCAACGGTGTGTATGCTGTTCTTTTTCTCAAAGGCATACATTGTGTGTgcgtgccagtcaaaagtttggacacaactactcattcaagggtttctttattttttacaattttctacattgtagaatagtagtgacggcatcaaaactatgaaataacacatggaattatgtagtaaccaaaaaatgagattcttaaaagtagacattctttgccttgacgacagctttgcagtcttggcattctcaaccagcttcaacggtaatgcttttccaacagtcttgaaggagttcccacatgctgagctgcttttccttcactctgcgttccaactcatcccaaaccatctcaattgggttgaattcagctgattgtggaggccaggtcatctgacgcagcactccatcacactccttggtcaaatagcccttacacagcctggaggtccattgtcctgttgaaaaaaaacaattatagttccactaagcccaaaccagatgggatggtgtattgctgcagaatgctgtggtagccatgctagttaagtgtgccttgaattctaaataaattagtatcaccagcaaagccccatcacacctccatgcttcacggtgggaaccaaacatgtggagatcatccgttcacctactctgcgtctcacaaagacactgcggttggaaccaaaaatctcacatttggactcagactgaaggacagacttccaccggtctaatgtctattgctcatgtgtcttgtcccaagcaagtcttctttttggtgtccttttagtagtggtttctttacagcaatttgaccatgaaggcctgattcacgcagttgatgtctgttacttaatctgaagcatttatttgggctgcaatcagtGAGTGgtgaagctggtaactctaatgaacgtatcctctgcagcaggggtaactctgggtcttcctttcctgtggcggacctcatgagagccagtttcatcacagcgcttgttttgttttttctcggctgcacttgaagaaactttcaaagttcttggtGTTCTGTATtcactgactttcatgtcttaaagtaattatggactgtttctccttgcttatttgagctgttcttgccataatatggacttggtaaaagaccaaatagggctatcttctcaataccacccctaccttgtcacaacaactgattggttcaaaagcattaaggaaagaaattccacaaattaacttaacaaggcacacctgttaattgaaaagcattccaggtgaagctgtttgagagaatgccaagagtgtgcaaagctgtcatcaaggcaaagggtggctacttttgaaggatctaaaatatttttgatttgtttaccactttctttggttactacatgattccatatgtgttatttcatagtttgtcttcactattatgctacaatgtagaaaatagtaaaagtaaactcttgaatgagtaggtgtcaacttttggtATGTGTGACCATTTAATCAAAAGTAGGGGGTTgtatttaatgtgtgtgtatatttgacAATGAATAACTAACCCTGCACTTAATGTCTGTCTGACTTGTACAGCAAAGGAATGGGCACCTCTTAAATCTTCCGTCTTTAGAATTTTGTAGTGAGCATTTCTACAGTGTTTGTTTTGATGGACCAGTGGAATTAATGCCATTTCACTGGTTGAACAAGCAAGCTAGCCATGTGCAGGACTTATACATTTTCTTCTGGAAATTGTTTTGACTACAAAATAACCACAACTTAAATTGGCACTTTTCTGTAGTTCTATGAGGTGGAATAATGGAAACGCTGTGAACAAAAGGCTTGAATATGAATTATTCCTAATTTGGATTTTGCTACTCAACCGATTCAGACTCTTAAGTGGaagcatttttatttatttttttcccaTCCAAACAGAAGGGTGAGGTTATCCATTTTTGGCTTTTGTGCAAGGCTAACCTCCACAACAAAGGAGGCTAGGGGGAAAGTTAGCAGGACCAACCAGTTTCTCAAGCCCCATCATGAAGTCACCCAGTCATTGCTCTGTCATCACTCAATATTGTGAAGAATTTCTTACAGGGCTGAGTTGTCATGTATGCCAGTTTAAACAGCAGAAACTAGTCTTGTAATAGAACTTACCTTCCAGCTGTGGAAACTGTAGTCCTCAATTCCACCAGGGTTTTCAGAGAACTCCTTACCAATGTTCCACAAAGGCACTAGGCAGTATCCCTAAGCTAGTAATAGCCTACTTGTACCATAGAGGCTGAGGAACCGACAACGCTACATGTTCGAGATGTGCAGGGCGTTCTGTTCATTTGATTCACACACCATGCATCCTTTTGAATATGGTAGCCACTTAACATTGATCATACAGCAACTTTTAACCCAATCTGacgtctgcattggccgtgcagcatttacggGGATATGgtctctgcagaagtcagggaaTTCATACTTCGCCGAGCAATGCAAAGCTTTTGTtaaggaagtgagtttgtttaTACAGAACCTCCCGCcctcacctaccgtcaaccaatcatgtaaATGTGGCGCTATAGCCCTctgcattgttacaaaatttgggagGCACAAGGCGATGCAGTACGgcgctcaatttggcctctgcatgcctccggaggctccgcaattgcCTCACACCATCCATACCGCGCCTCCGACCACGTTTTCGAATCAGGCTTAAATTGGCttttagttgtattgtttctCCCTTCAAAGAGCACATTTAGCCAGTCAATGGCAGTCCGCTTGTTTCACAGATGGTAGCAATACTGACCTGCACTATGGTGGTAGATTTGAACAGCATTAAATAAAACCCCTATGTTGAACTTATTTTTTTTCATTCCTTGTCTTTAGGGGTACAGTTGGTTTAGATTAGTGAAGAAATGTCAGTTTTAGGGTTTCCCCCTAGATTGCAGTTTTGTAACTGCAGTCGGCTGGTATTTgatgcagtaattgcagaataactgcagtgtaAAGAGATTCCTCCTTTCCTCGCGAAGGATGCTCCGGTGTATCCTACCGTTTTGAAATCAGCCACAACCCCTCTGAAACAGCTCGTATTCATCAAAGTATgtacacataaaaaaaaaaattgtgccaCCTTTTCTCTATAGAATGTCTAACACATCTAGTTAAATGTATTGTTACGACTTTACCCATGTATTTTTGGATTCCACCCCTCTAACCGTAATTTGTCTGATACACTATGGAGAAGGAGTTGTAAGAAACAAGTGCATTTGTTCCCACATTTCCTCTCCTAGTTTCCGTCCCTCTGAAGGTTTCAAAAGGGAGGGGGTgatgtgcattcggaaagtattcaggccccttcactttttcaacattgttacattacagccttattctaaaattgattaagttGTTTTTAACCTCATCAAtcgactcaataccccataatgacaaagcaaaaacaggtttttagaaatgcttgcaaatgtattagaaatggaaaaaaatatcacattttacataagtattcagaccctttattatactttgttgaagcacctttggcagtaattatagcctcgagtcttcttgggtaagaagctacaagcttggcacacctgtattaggaagtttctcccattcctctctgcagatcctctcaagctctgtcaggttggatggggtgcaTTGCTGGCACAActatttttcaggtctctccagagatgtttgatcgggttcaagtctaggctctggctggtccactcaaggacattcagagacttgttccgaagccactcctgcgttgtcttggctgtgtgcttagggtcattgtcctgttggaaggtgaacattcgccacagtctgaggtcctgagtgctctggagcaggctttcatcaaggatctctctgtactttgcaccgttcatctttccctcgatcctgactagtctcccagtccctgcctctgaaaaacatccccacagcatgatgctaccgccaccatgcttcaccgtagggatggtgcaaggtttcctccagacgtgacacttggcattcaggccaaagagttcaatcttagtttcatcagaccagagaatattgtttctcatggtttgagagtcttcaggtgccttttggcaaactcaaagcgggctgttatgtttattttactgaggagtgtcctccgtctggccactctaccataaaggcctgattggtggagtgctgtagagatggttgaccttctggaagtttctccacataggaactctagagctctgtcagagtgaccatcgggttcttggtcacctctctgacccaggcccttctcccccgatttgctcagtttggctgggtggccagctctggaaccaccaagactcttcctaaacttcttccatttaagaattattgaggccactgtgttcttggtggccttcaatgctgtagaccatttttttttggtacccttgcccagatctgtgcctcgacacaatcctgtctctgagctctacggacaattccttctacctgtaacagtataactttaaaccgtcccctcgccccgacacgggtgcgaaccagggaccctctgcacacatcaacaactgacacccacgaagcgtcgttacccatcgctccacaaaagccgcggcccttgcagagcaaggggcaacactactaataggtttcagagcaagtgacgtaactgattgaaacgctactagcgcgtacccgctaactagctagccatttcacatccgttacatacctcatggcttggtttttgctctgacatgcactgtcaactgcgggaccttacacacacctgtgtgtgtgtgtgcctttccaaatcatatctaatcaattgagtttaccacaggtggactccaagttgtagaaacatctcaaggatgatcaatggaaacaggatgcacctgagctcaattttgagtctcatagcaaaggttctgaatacttatgtaaataaggttttatacatttgcaaaaacatcTAAACCTgtattcactttgtcattatggggtagtttGTGTGTATTGCTGAGGATTTTGTATTATTTAATCTGTTTTAGAATAgagctgtaacaacaaaatgtggaaaaagtcaaggggtttgaattcTTTCCGAAGACGCTGTGTATATAAAGCTGTTCAGTCAGTCCGTCATTTAGAAAGCCAATATTCTAATCTACTGACAAAGGTTGTAAAATAAAAGCTGCATTGGGATTTGAACTGGCGACCTCACAACACACTTTTTAACACCCTTCATCCATCTCCAACCTACCTCCCTGCGAGCCAATTTCTTTATTTGACTCTCACTTGGAAACTCCACCCACTAACCTGTCACTAAGCTCTGCCCACTGAGCTTTCATGCAACCAATCAATTAATCCCAGACTACCTCTGATGATGGTCATGAAGATCTGATCACATTCAGATCTACACCACCTGTTTAAacatgtggacaagatcaggacacatgttagcaccaggtataaaagGGGCTAAAGAAAGAACTGCAGCATAGCTACTTCCCATGTCACATCACGCTTGTCATGAAAAATATGTATAATGCTCTTTAATTACTCAAGGCACACATTCATCTAGCCTACAACTGATTATAGGATCTACAGGCTCAGGGAGACAGTGTAACATGGCAGACGCATCAACATGTTGAACGTGGCACATATTCATAAGGTCATGTTGCCATGGGAACATGTAATTTGGAATGGAATGTAAAACAAATTGGCTTCATTCAAAGGCCTACATCTCATTTGCATGCCTACAACAGTGACTAAAACAGCAGGTATTTTAAATGCATACCATCACAGACGACACATAACGTCATAAAATGTGCATATATTGCACATGTATGTGTATAAAAGCTATCTCTGAAATAGTCTGACATTCAAAGCTATCCACCAAAATGACGATTTCGCATTCCAAACAATAAAAGTGCCTAGTTAGAACAGTAACATAGCCCTCTGTATGGGAGGACAGTCTTGCAGTTATCAGAGGTGCAATATATCCAACATAGCCAACAATACCTTAACTTTTAATGTGCACCCTGTTGAAGACAAGCACTGTGCTCTTGCCAATATGCTTGCTTCCAAGGGAATAACGACTTCCACTGGTTTGAAGGAAATAGTCCAAGAGCCTCGGGATGAGATGGGTAGCAGCAGATTTGAGGTGGGGGTGTGGTTCGAGAGTCTCAGCTTTCATTGGTTGCAGTCTGGGAGAGTTGGGGGAGTTGAGAGAACGCTGGCCCGTTGAGCCTGTCCAGCTCATCCACCTGCGGGGAGGGCATGGTGCCCCCCCAGGCCGCCCCACCTCCGCCCCCCTCCCCTGGCACCGCAAGGTTGGGCACGCTCTTGCTGCGGACGCACTGGAAGTCCACGTGGCGGCTCTTCCCTTCCTCCTTCTCCCAGGACAGCTGAATGAAGGGCCGCTGCACGTAGTTGTAGATGACCTCTGACCTTCCTCCCGGGCGCCGCTTCACTTTCTCCTTATAGGTTGGGTACCCTGGGACACAGTAACAGATCAGTGGAAATCCATGTGTAATGTATATCAATTCAAATTTTACCGGGGGTAGCTTGGGTAGAACAAGCCCAACTCACCCTCAATGCCTATCCGGATGTTCTTCAAACCTCTCTCCTTCAGCAGGGTTTTGGCAACGTCTCTGTTCTCGATGTACTTGAAGAAGCGGTAGAGTTTGGAGCTGTACAAAactggacagaagagagagaaacatattCATTCACTCAACATTGAAGTTGTTCCGGCACACAGTTAGGCGAGatggttagctagctacctaaagtTAAAAGTTAATAAGCAACCACTCCTACATACACTCTTGATAGAAACCCTAACACTGCTGCGTCAAAAACATGCTTCCAAAAATGACGAGGTGTCTCCTGTTGCGTAACCTTTTAAATGTGACCAATTTTGAATTGGCATGGATTTTGGATTTGGATTTTACTTTAGgatttgtgatgtgtgtgttgtgactGGTGCCTTACTTTGGGAATACTCCTCTCCCATGGGTGGAGGGTGTTCCTCATCCCAGTCCACAATGTCATCGTCGGCCAAAACCACGATGTGgcactccctctcccctccctgggcaCATGACACCATGGCAGGCACCACCAGCTCCTCCAGGAAGCCCTCAAACTGCCTCCGTGCCCCATCGTTGGACAGCTCATGAAGCAGGGCACCTGGGAACAGAAAGAGACAGTGAGTTTGGCCAAGTGACTATCATGATAATCAAGTGAAGGATATGTATTTGTTGAGACTGCAAGGAGGTTTGAATGCTATGAAGTCATTTCGCAATCATTCTCAAACAAAATATTCACTCCAAAAACATTTAGTACCTCAACTTGTTCTCGTTAAGATTCATAGATGTGGGTATCCTTGTGACATGTTGTGCTGTCATAAGAGTTCCTCATACTggtaaatatatatttgtaatggCTGCTGTACTGCATATCCCATTTATTTTGCCTGCCACTACCCCTACCTTGGGCAATCCCCTAATCTGGTCAGTTTACACATAGAGTACACATAATGGGTGGTTATACTCACTGAGGTCCCGACACTTGACTGTGCTGGCACTGAAGTTGATACAGAGGTAATCACAAGCCTCTCTCAGCTCCGACACTGATACGCCATCGGGACACTTCATAACACCTGTCTGATAAAAGTTCTaacagaaaaatacacagtggAATGAATGAACTGACTGTTTTTGGTACCTCTACAGCTGTGGCAATATCTGTCATTTCACTGAGATGAGAGACCGGCTTTAAAAATGCCAGCCCCATTACAAGTACTGGAAGAGAGCTTTTAAGTTTTGCACTTAAAAGGTCTCCAGAAGTTAGTTGAGTCGAGGCTATaaagtatacactgagtatacaaaactataacaacacttgctctttccatgacatagactgaccaggttgAATCCgcgtgaaagctatgatcccttattgatgtcacttgttaaatccacttcaatcagtttagatgaaggggaagagacgggttaaaaaatgatttttaagccttgagaaaattgagacatggattgtgtatgtgtgccattcagtgaatgaatgggcaagacaatatatttaagtgcctttgaacagggtacgtagtaggtgccaggtgcacaggTCTGTGTCAAGTACCGCagcgctgctggggttttcatgctcaa
Protein-coding regions in this window:
- the LOC120059386 gene encoding BTB/POZ domain-containing protein KCTD20-like, which produces MSGLKEGRTDPGTVHRERVTLVVDGSHFVVDPTTFTAHPNTMLGRMFGPARQHNFTRPNGKGEYELTEGISASIFQVILNFYQTGVMKCPDGVSVSELREACDYLCINFSASTVKCRDLSALLHELSNDGARRQFEGFLEELVVPAMVSCAQGGERECHIVVLADDDIVDWDEEHPPPMGEEYSQILYSSKLYRFFKYIENRDVAKTLLKERGLKNIRIGIEGYPTYKEKVKRRPGGRSEVIYNYVQRPFIQLSWEKEEGKSRHVDFQCVRSKSVPNLAVPGEGGGGGAAWGGTMPSPQVDELDRLNGPAFSQLPQLSQTATNES